A genome region from Pseudodesulfovibrio alkaliphilus includes the following:
- the fdhD gene encoding formate dehydrogenase accessory sulfurtransferase FdhD translates to MESQNHVIHEYRQGFTRRPVASIREVPLTIMLNGREVVTLLCTAKHPEYLAVGFLKSDAFITSPDQITDLTVRDENQRLVAEVETCHDPWENRVLERSITSGCGKGTNFGRNVQTVSKRRLRGRIRVTPEQILALVRELHTRSTLYNHTRGCHNSSLCTPEKMLLFREDIGRHNAIDMICGQCFLDNVAVDDKMIVSTGRVASEILLKVIRIGVPVLVSTAVATNFSVELARKTGITLVGNVKDDSFWVYHDNGRIIGF, encoded by the coding sequence ATGGAATCACAGAACCATGTCATCCACGAATACCGCCAGGGGTTTACGCGCAGGCCCGTCGCCTCCATACGCGAGGTGCCCCTGACCATCATGCTCAACGGCCGCGAGGTGGTGACCCTGCTTTGCACGGCCAAGCACCCGGAATACCTGGCCGTGGGCTTTCTCAAGTCCGACGCCTTCATCACCAGCCCGGACCAGATCACGGACCTGACCGTGCGCGACGAAAACCAGCGCCTGGTGGCCGAAGTGGAGACCTGCCACGATCCCTGGGAAAACCGTGTCCTGGAACGCTCCATCACCTCGGGCTGCGGCAAGGGAACCAACTTCGGCCGCAACGTGCAGACCGTATCCAAGCGCCGCCTCAGGGGCCGCATCCGGGTCACGCCCGAGCAGATCCTGGCCCTGGTCCGCGAACTGCACACGCGCTCCACCCTTTACAACCACACGCGGGGGTGCCACAATTCCTCCCTATGCACGCCGGAGAAGATGCTCCTCTTCCGCGAGGACATCGGGAGACACAACGCCATCGACATGATTTGCGGCCAGTGCTTTCTGGACAACGTGGCGGTAGACGACAAGATGATCGTCTCCACCGGCCGAGTGGCCTCGGAGATTCTGCTCAAGGTGATACGCATCGGCGTACCCGTTCTGGTCTCCACGGCCGTGGCCACCAATTTCTCGGTGGAGCTGGCACGCAAGACAGGCATCACCCTGGTTGGCAACGTCAAGGACGACAGTTTCTGGGTCTACCACGACAACGGAAGGATAATCGGATTCTAG
- a CDS encoding molybdopterin molybdotransferase MoeA produces MRRLLDTARPTPPTQLPPMECAGLTAAEAVAAGCDVPERASSVRDGYAVCTADIAAATTGRPAVLRVTHTVRAETDPLRPVEPGTAARVLTGGILPPGSDAVLAEEDVIARGCGHAPCPTHGDAECIEVRGPVRPGWFVRTAGGEIAGGDVFIQRGQEISPQAVAVMLRTRVSAAWVHPAPRARVVALGSELSDPTHPGPDTPPQPAARFPADNLILTSGLLARCGISSIETGVLPDHEDRLTALLAADGLPELVITTGGTGRSERDFARAGARRAGFETLFDALDIRPGRNMFAAHRDTTLLIALPGPPTAVFACFHAVVLPALRRLRGLNETAPVTARLDATLSSRPGGEWLAPCTLSRHGGHLCASMLAGKDTPPMLALGQADGVAVMPGGETLLAGDRVEVLTTLF; encoded by the coding sequence ATCAGGCGGCTGCTCGACACGGCCCGGCCGACGCCGCCGACGCAGCTGCCGCCTATGGAGTGCGCGGGTCTGACCGCCGCCGAGGCCGTGGCCGCAGGGTGCGACGTGCCGGAACGGGCCAGCTCGGTCCGCGATGGCTATGCCGTTTGCACCGCCGACATCGCGGCCGCAACCACGGGCAGACCGGCAGTCTTGCGCGTGACCCACACGGTGCGGGCCGAGACCGACCCATTGCGCCCCGTGGAACCTGGGACCGCCGCCCGAGTGCTCACAGGCGGCATACTCCCTCCCGGCTCGGACGCGGTCCTGGCCGAGGAGGACGTCATCGCCCGGGGATGCGGCCATGCGCCCTGCCCGACCCATGGCGATGCGGAGTGCATTGAGGTGAGGGGCCCGGTCCGGCCCGGCTGGTTTGTGCGCACCGCTGGCGGCGAGATCGCTGGCGGCGATGTCTTCATTCAAAGGGGACAGGAAATTTCGCCCCAGGCCGTAGCCGTGATGCTGCGCACCCGAGTTTCCGCCGCATGGGTCCACCCGGCTCCACGCGCCAGGGTCGTGGCCCTCGGCAGCGAGCTGTCCGACCCCACACACCCTGGCCCGGACACCCCGCCGCAACCTGCGGCCCGCTTCCCGGCCGACAATCTGATCCTGACCTCGGGTCTGCTTGCCCGGTGCGGCATCAGCTCCATAGAAACAGGGGTGCTGCCAGATCACGAAGACCGGCTGACGGCCCTGCTCGCGGCCGACGGCCTGCCCGAGCTGGTGATCACCACCGGAGGAACCGGCCGCAGCGAACGCGACTTCGCCCGCGCCGGGGCCCGACGGGCCGGATTCGAAACCCTCTTTGACGCTCTGGACATCCGGCCCGGACGCAACATGTTCGCCGCGCACCGCGACACCACCCTGCTCATCGCCCTGCCCGGCCCGCCCACTGCGGTCTTCGCCTGCTTTCATGCCGTGGTCCTGCCCGCGCTGCGCCGATTGCGCGGGCTGAACGAGACCGCGCCCGTTACCGCCCGTCTCGACGCAACCCTGTCCAGTCGGCCGGGCGGCGAATGGCTGGCCCCCTGCACTCTGAGTCGCCACGGCGGGCACCTGTGCGCCTCCATGCTGGCGGGAAAGGACACGCCACCCATGCTCGCCTTGGGCCAGGCCGACGGCGTGGCCGTCATGCCCGGAGGAGAGACGCTGCTCGCTGGCGACAGGGTCGAGGTGCTGACCACCTTGTTCTGA
- the fdnG gene encoding formate dehydrogenase-N subunit alpha, with the protein MHTNRRNFLKLSATAAVATAFGGLGLGCTPKAEAVDRAAAMDPKWSRQTTSICCYCAVGCGLVVNTSLKTKRAINVEGDPDHPINEGALCAKGASIWQLAENDRRPDSVLYRAPYANKFKKVSLAWALEKIAHNVKKARDENFTHLNSRGQVVNRCDNIASLGSAALDNEECWAYSTMLRSLGLVYIEHQARIUHSATVAALAESFGRGAMTNHWIDLKNSDCILIMGSNAAENHPISFKWVTRAQERGATVIHVDPRFTRTSAKADMYAPLRSGADIAVLGGMIKYILDNDLIFKEYVLEYTNASFIVGDKYAFDNGIFSGYDRESRSYDQSNWAFAMDENGNPRKDRTLQDPRCVYQLLKKHYARYTLENVETISGMTRKDLIKFYETYAATGKKDKAGTIMYAMGWTQHTVGVQNIRTMAIIQLLLGNVGIPGGGVNALRGEANVQGSTDHGLLYHILPGYLATPLAVHQSLADYNKALTPISNDPMSANWWQNFPKYSASLLKAMWMDDDPAVSFNYLPKLDTASAAVYSWLNLFDKMDKGQFKGLFAWGMNPACSGANSHKTRQALTKLDWLVNVNIFPNETGSFWEGPDMDPSKIKTEVFFLPCSVSIEKEGSVSNSGRWMQWRYQGPDAPHGFKPDGDLMYELMHEIQALYKKEGGVYPDPVLRFNLKGWATNGVFDPHKTAKLINGHFTRDVEIGGKLYKKGTQVPSFALLQDDGSTCSGNWLYCNSYTDQGNMAARRSLAQTPEQEKLGLFPNYTWCWPVNRRILYNRASVDPTGKPWNPELPLIQWDAINKKWVGDVPDGGWAPGERHPFIMTRFGFGQIYGPGRADGPFPEYYEPLECPVNSHPFSTTLHNPTAISYADEDKAVCDPRYPFVGTTYRVTEHWQTGLMTRNQEWLVEMEPQMFVEMGEELAALRGIRNGEKVIVESVRGSVWAKAMVTKRIKPFDIQGTVIHQVGLPWHYGWTWPKDGGDSANILTPSVGDPNTGIPETKAFMVNVRKA; encoded by the coding sequence ATGCACACCAACCGAAGAAACTTCCTCAAGCTCTCCGCCACGGCGGCCGTTGCCACGGCCTTCGGCGGCCTCGGGCTTGGCTGTACGCCCAAGGCCGAAGCGGTCGACAGGGCGGCGGCCATGGACCCGAAGTGGAGCAGACAGACCACAAGCATCTGCTGCTACTGCGCGGTGGGCTGCGGGCTCGTGGTCAACACGTCTCTGAAGACCAAACGGGCCATCAACGTCGAAGGCGACCCCGACCACCCCATCAACGAAGGAGCACTGTGCGCCAAGGGCGCGTCCATCTGGCAGTTGGCCGAAAACGACCGCCGGCCCGACTCGGTTCTCTACCGTGCGCCCTACGCGAACAAATTCAAGAAGGTCTCCCTGGCCTGGGCCCTGGAAAAGATCGCCCACAACGTCAAAAAGGCCCGTGACGAAAACTTCACCCATCTCAATTCTCGCGGGCAGGTCGTCAACCGATGCGACAACATCGCCTCCCTCGGTTCGGCAGCCCTGGACAACGAGGAGTGCTGGGCCTACTCGACCATGCTCCGCAGCCTCGGCCTGGTCTACATAGAGCATCAGGCACGTATCTGACACAGCGCGACTGTTGCGGCTCTGGCAGAGTCGTTCGGACGCGGCGCGATGACCAATCACTGGATCGACCTGAAGAACAGTGACTGTATTCTCATAATGGGCAGCAACGCTGCCGAAAACCATCCCATCTCCTTCAAGTGGGTGACTCGCGCCCAGGAACGGGGCGCCACCGTCATCCATGTGGACCCCCGCTTCACCAGGACCTCGGCCAAGGCGGACATGTACGCCCCGTTGCGTTCCGGTGCAGACATCGCCGTACTCGGCGGTATGATCAAGTACATCCTGGACAACGACCTGATTTTCAAGGAATATGTCCTGGAGTACACCAACGCCTCGTTCATCGTCGGCGACAAGTACGCCTTTGACAACGGCATCTTCTCTGGCTACGACCGCGAGTCCAGAAGCTACGACCAGTCCAACTGGGCCTTTGCCATGGACGAAAACGGCAACCCCAGGAAAGACCGGACCCTTCAGGACCCGCGCTGCGTCTATCAGCTACTCAAGAAGCACTATGCGCGCTACACCCTGGAAAATGTCGAGACCATCTCCGGCATGACCCGCAAGGATCTCATCAAGTTCTACGAGACCTATGCGGCCACCGGCAAAAAGGACAAGGCCGGAACCATCATGTACGCCATGGGCTGGACCCAGCACACCGTGGGCGTGCAGAACATCCGAACCATGGCCATCATCCAGCTGCTGCTGGGCAATGTCGGCATCCCCGGCGGCGGCGTCAACGCACTGCGCGGCGAGGCCAACGTCCAGGGATCCACTGACCACGGCCTACTCTACCACATCCTGCCCGGCTACCTGGCCACCCCCCTGGCGGTACACCAGAGCCTGGCCGACTACAATAAGGCCCTCACTCCGATCTCCAACGATCCCATGTCCGCCAACTGGTGGCAGAACTTCCCCAAGTATTCGGCGTCGCTGCTCAAGGCCATGTGGATGGACGACGACCCTGCGGTCTCCTTCAACTACCTGCCCAAGCTCGACACCGCCTCGGCGGCCGTCTACTCCTGGCTGAACCTCTTCGATAAGATGGACAAGGGCCAGTTCAAGGGGCTCTTCGCCTGGGGGATGAACCCCGCCTGCTCGGGCGCCAACTCCCACAAGACCCGTCAGGCCCTGACCAAGCTCGACTGGCTGGTCAACGTCAACATCTTCCCCAACGAGACCGGCTCGTTCTGGGAAGGACCGGACATGGACCCCTCCAAGATCAAGACCGAGGTCTTCTTCCTGCCCTGCTCGGTGTCCATCGAGAAGGAAGGCTCTGTCAGCAACTCCGGCCGCTGGATGCAGTGGCGCTACCAGGGCCCTGACGCACCCCACGGCTTCAAGCCCGATGGCGACCTGATGTACGAGCTGATGCACGAGATCCAGGCCCTGTACAAGAAGGAGGGCGGCGTCTATCCAGACCCCGTGCTGCGGTTCAACCTTAAGGGATGGGCCACCAACGGCGTCTTCGACCCGCACAAGACGGCCAAGCTGATCAACGGCCACTTCACCCGCGATGTGGAGATCGGCGGCAAGCTCTACAAGAAGGGCACCCAGGTGCCCAGCTTCGCCCTGCTCCAGGACGACGGCTCCACCTGCTCGGGCAACTGGCTGTACTGCAACTCCTACACGGATCAGGGCAACATGGCCGCACGGCGCAGCCTGGCCCAGACCCCGGAGCAGGAAAAGCTCGGCCTTTTCCCCAACTACACATGGTGCTGGCCGGTCAACCGCCGCATCCTCTACAACCGCGCCTCCGTGGACCCCACCGGCAAGCCCTGGAACCCGGAGCTTCCCCTCATCCAGTGGGACGCCATCAACAAGAAATGGGTGGGCGACGTACCCGACGGCGGCTGGGCCCCCGGCGAACGGCATCCCTTCATCATGACCCGGTTCGGCTTTGGCCAGATATACGGTCCCGGCCGGGCCGACGGCCCCTTCCCGGAATACTACGAGCCCCTGGAGTGCCCGGTGAACTCGCACCCGTTCTCCACCACTCTGCACAACCCCACGGCCATCTCCTACGCCGACGAGGACAAGGCCGTGTGCGATCCCCGGTATCCCTTCGTGGGCACCACCTATCGCGTCACCGAGCACTGGCAGACCGGCCTCATGACCCGTAACCAGGAATGGCTGGTGGAGATGGAACCCCAGATGTTCGTGGAGATGGGCGAGGAGCTGGCCGCGCTGCGGGGCATCAGAAACGGCGAAAAGGTCATCGTGGAGAGTGTGCGCGGCTCGGTCTGGGCCAAGGCCATGGTCACCAAGCGCATCAAGCCCTTCGACATCCAGGGCACAGTCATCCATCAGGTGGGCCTGCCCTGGCACTATGGCTGGACCTGGCCAAAGGACGGCGGCGACTCGGCCAATATCCTGACTCCGTCCGTGGGCGATCCCAATACCGGCATCCCCGAAACCAAGGCCTTCATGGTCAACGTCCGCAAGGCGTAA
- a CDS encoding IS1595 family transposase produces the protein MDHAMPGTKPQSAMRPRPGALAGGEHPRRPVVPHTPKAAGDFAALLRDEKLARAFLLDLAWPAGSPFCPRCGHSKVYALSGERLRCADCKYTFHPFSGRWINNGALSAAEWLGLVALFVDECSVHQMKERLGLSYNTVYKALTAIRFAIVAHAIDARQLLGEATGLDSYLKGNRLTGGPRDMRMDTIPVYGILRRDAMVFIDLVPGFQAETLFHFHMNFHLKLIRTGNLVYTDRYKEYDALLFCGNDSLPYEIIRRYDEPPHIDASGDEFWPFALERIRRFRGISCQRFPLYLKELEFRFNNRERPIAEMLAAYLCALVPQLD, from the coding sequence ATGGATCACGCAATGCCCGGAACAAAACCGCAGTCGGCCATGCGGCCCAGACCCGGTGCGCTGGCAGGCGGGGAGCACCCCAGACGTCCGGTTGTGCCCCACACCCCGAAGGCGGCCGGAGACTTCGCCGCGCTGCTGCGCGACGAGAAACTGGCCCGGGCCTTTCTGCTCGACCTGGCATGGCCAGCGGGCTCCCCCTTCTGTCCGCGTTGCGGCCACAGCAAGGTCTACGCCCTTTCAGGCGAACGGCTGCGCTGCGCCGACTGCAAATACACCTTCCACCCCTTTTCGGGCCGATGGATAAACAACGGCGCCCTGAGCGCCGCCGAGTGGCTGGGCCTCGTGGCCCTGTTCGTCGACGAATGCAGTGTCCACCAGATGAAGGAGCGCCTCGGCCTCTCCTACAACACCGTGTACAAGGCCCTCACCGCCATCCGCTTCGCCATCGTGGCCCACGCCATCGACGCCCGCCAACTGCTCGGCGAGGCCACCGGGCTCGACTCCTACCTCAAAGGCAACCGGCTCACCGGGGGGCCCCGCGACATGCGCATGGACACCATTCCGGTCTACGGCATCCTTCGGCGCGACGCCATGGTCTTCATTGATTTGGTGCCCGGATTCCAGGCCGAGACCCTTTTCCACTTTCACATGAACTTCCACCTCAAGCTCATCCGCACCGGCAACCTGGTCTATACCGACCGCTACAAGGAATACGACGCCCTGCTCTTCTGCGGCAACGACTCCCTGCCCTACGAGATCATCCGCCGCTACGACGAGCCGCCCCATATCGACGCCAGCGGCGACGAATTCTGGCCCTTTGCCCTGGAGCGCATTCGCCGATTCAGGGGCATCTCCTGCCAGCGCTTCCCCTTGTATCTCAAGGAACTTGAGTTCCGGTTCAACAACCGGGAGCGGCCCATTGCCGAAATGCTGGCCGCCTATCTCTGCGCCCTGGTTCCCCAACTAGACTGA
- a CDS encoding 4Fe-4S dicluster domain-containing protein yields the protein MSKTFFIDLTKCTACRGCQVACKQWKKLPAEKTENWGSRQNPKDLSGVTLKLVRFTEVETDGKLQWLFYPEQCRHCIEPPCIDAMTVPGSIVHDQETGAVIYTSLTAKEPNKEAFATSCPYDIPRINEETGMVVKCDMCNDRVKMGMLPACVQTCPTGAMNFGEREDMLELAEKHLEAAQARYPDAELVDEYTVRVIYLVQTSPASYHEYLEADASSIRRGPLTRKQFLAKLASPLKRMNG from the coding sequence ATGAGTAAGACCTTCTTCATCGACCTGACCAAGTGTACGGCCTGCCGGGGTTGCCAGGTTGCCTGCAAGCAATGGAAAAAACTCCCGGCCGAAAAGACCGAGAACTGGGGCTCGCGCCAGAATCCAAAGGACCTCTCGGGCGTCACCCTCAAGCTGGTCCGGTTCACCGAAGTGGAGACCGACGGCAAGCTTCAGTGGCTCTTCTACCCCGAGCAGTGCCGCCACTGCATCGAGCCGCCCTGCATCGACGCCATGACCGTGCCCGGCTCCATCGTCCACGACCAGGAAACCGGAGCCGTGATCTACACCAGCCTCACGGCCAAGGAACCCAACAAGGAGGCCTTTGCCACCAGCTGTCCCTACGACATCCCGCGCATCAACGAGGAGACCGGGATGGTGGTCAAATGCGACATGTGCAATGACCGCGTCAAGATGGGCATGCTGCCCGCCTGTGTGCAGACATGCCCCACCGGGGCCATGAACTTCGGCGAGCGCGAGGACATGCTCGAACTGGCTGAAAAGCACCTTGAAGCGGCCCAGGCGAGGTATCCCGACGCGGAACTGGTGGACGAGTACACGGTTCGGGTCATCTATCTGGTCCAGACCAGCCCGGCCAGCTACCACGAGTATCTTGAGGCGGACGCCTCGTCCATCCGGCGCGGCCCGCTCACCAGGAAGCAGTTCCTGGCCAAGCTGGCCTCGCCCCTCAAGCGCATGAACGGCTAA
- the mobB gene encoding molybdopterin-guanine dinucleotide biosynthesis protein B: MPVPVLCIVGKKKSGKTTLIEGLLPELISLGLSVGTLKHDAHSFEMDREGKDSWRHRRAGAATVVVSSPAQVAVIRSVDREMSLAELAEVYFSDRQLVLAEGYFRSDMPKIEVFRAEAHAQPLCHRGNAEEKRLLAMVADARTDVGVPLFSPDDSAGLAEWIARRFHGWVRSGLWSADRVGEGSCHPGGRRTARR, encoded by the coding sequence ATGCCTGTTCCGGTTTTGTGCATTGTGGGCAAGAAAAAATCCGGCAAGACGACCCTCATTGAGGGACTGCTGCCCGAGCTGATCTCCCTGGGCCTGAGCGTGGGCACTCTCAAGCATGACGCCCATTCGTTCGAGATGGACCGCGAGGGCAAGGACTCCTGGCGGCACCGCCGGGCCGGGGCGGCCACCGTGGTCGTGTCCTCGCCCGCCCAGGTGGCGGTGATCAGATCCGTGGACCGGGAAATGTCGTTGGCCGAGCTGGCCGAGGTCTATTTTTCCGACCGCCAGTTGGTGCTGGCCGAAGGATATTTCCGCTCGGACATGCCCAAAATCGAGGTGTTCCGCGCCGAGGCCCACGCCCAGCCGCTGTGCCACCGGGGCAACGCGGAGGAGAAACGGCTGCTGGCCATGGTGGCGGACGCCAGGACGGATGTGGGAGTGCCGCTTTTTTCCCCGGACGATTCGGCCGGTCTGGCCGAGTGGATCGCCCGCCGCTTTCACGGTTGGGTCCGAAGCGGTCTGTGGAGCGCGGACAGGGTGGGGGAAGGATCGTGCCATCCGGGCGGCCGAAGGACCGCCCGCCGCTAA
- a CDS encoding alpha/beta hydrolase, with protein MPSLLKIASVLAIAYLCLAAWVYLTQRRLLYFPIRSVVATPSDAGLAFEDVWLVNGLGTELHGWWLPHPQARFTLLFCHGNGGNVSHRLESLRIFHGLGLSVLLFDYSGYGRSGGQPSETATRADARAAWDWLLERGIQPGEILLFGRSLGGAVAAGLAAEVVPEGAVPAGLVLESTFTSVPDMGARLYPWLPVRLLARDRYDAAAAIAGLGMPILFIHAPDDEIVPYALGRALFDAYQGPKSFLALRGGHNDGFLLAGRHYVDGLARFLEGLPEAEIPASSLMQPQGNAKK; from the coding sequence ATGCCTTCGCTTCTGAAGATCGCGTCCGTCCTGGCCATAGCCTATCTCTGCCTGGCCGCCTGGGTCTATCTGACCCAGCGCAGGCTGCTCTATTTTCCCATCCGCAGCGTGGTCGCCACCCCGTCCGACGCGGGCCTGGCCTTTGAGGACGTGTGGCTTGTCAACGGGCTGGGCACCGAGCTGCACGGCTGGTGGCTGCCCCACCCGCAGGCCCGGTTCACCCTGCTTTTCTGCCATGGCAACGGCGGCAACGTCTCGCACCGGCTTGAGTCGCTGCGGATCTTTCACGGCCTCGGCCTGTCCGTGCTTCTCTTCGACTATTCGGGTTATGGCCGAAGCGGGGGTCAACCCTCGGAAACCGCCACACGGGCCGATGCCCGCGCCGCTTGGGACTGGCTCCTGGAGCGAGGCATTCAGCCCGGCGAGATCCTTCTCTTCGGCCGATCCTTGGGCGGGGCCGTTGCCGCCGGGCTGGCGGCCGAGGTCGTCCCCGAAGGGGCGGTTCCTGCCGGGCTGGTCTTGGAATCCACTTTTACCTCGGTACCGGACATGGGCGCCCGCCTCTACCCCTGGCTGCCCGTGCGCCTGCTGGCCCGCGACCGCTACGACGCCGCTGCGGCCATCGCCGGGCTGGGGATGCCGATCCTCTTCATTCATGCGCCCGACGACGAGATCGTTCCCTACGCCCTGGGTCGCGCCTTGTTTGATGCCTACCAGGGGCCCAAGTCTTTTCTCGCCCTGCGCGGCGGGCACAACGACGGCTTCCTGCTCGCTGGCCGCCACTACGTTGATGGACTGGCCCGGTTCCTTGAGGGGCTGCCCGAGGCGGAAATTCCTGCCTCATCCCTCATGCAGCCTCAAGGTAATGCAAAGAAATAA
- a CDS encoding formate dehydrogenase accessory protein FdhE, with protein sequence MQFNMDKATRNLDRKLIQLRGKSYISSELIDLLDAVAHLQLEARTKAQVALPPDRELPSAEALLQGVPLMTRECFPHDPAQAADLLGRLVALLDATGGPLGQAARSVGKALADGEMTPEELFRRYLGDDATFFASWTERTPGAPKALAFLASAALGPSIEAASELLAAKLPPVKVAISGECPVCGSLPLISSLRQKEGFRHAVCSFCRHDYRIRRIACPVCGEEDQKKLTFFTVDEEPGFRVDVCESCKTYIKTIDFRELDRISLPVLDDLDSLALDYVAAGQGYRRATLSAWGF encoded by the coding sequence ATGCAATTCAACATGGACAAGGCGACACGCAACCTGGATCGAAAACTGATCCAGCTCAGGGGAAAGTCCTATATCTCATCTGAACTGATCGACCTGTTGGACGCAGTGGCCCATCTCCAGTTGGAAGCCCGGACCAAGGCCCAAGTGGCCCTGCCCCCAGACCGGGAACTGCCCTCGGCAGAAGCCCTGCTCCAAGGAGTGCCCCTGATGACCCGCGAGTGTTTTCCCCATGACCCGGCCCAGGCCGCCGACCTGCTCGGCAGGCTTGTGGCTCTGCTCGACGCGACGGGCGGCCCCCTGGGCCAAGCGGCCCGAAGCGTGGGCAAGGCCCTGGCCGACGGCGAAATGACCCCCGAGGAATTGTTCCGTCGCTACCTGGGCGACGACGCCACCTTTTTCGCCTCCTGGACCGAACGGACCCCCGGTGCGCCCAAGGCCCTGGCCTTCCTCGCCTCAGCCGCCCTGGGGCCTTCCATTGAGGCAGCGTCAGAGCTGCTGGCTGCGAAGCTCCCGCCGGTCAAGGTGGCGATATCGGGCGAATGTCCCGTCTGCGGCAGCCTGCCGCTCATTTCCTCACTCAGGCAAAAAGAGGGCTTCCGCCATGCGGTCTGTTCCTTCTGCCGCCACGACTACCGCATCCGGCGCATCGCCTGCCCTGTGTGCGGCGAGGAGGACCAGAAAAAGCTGACCTTCTTCACGGTTGACGAGGAGCCCGGCTTCCGCGTCGATGTCTGCGAAAGCTGCAAGACCTACATCAAGACAATAGATTTCCGCGAGCTGGACCGGATTTCCCTGCCGGTGCTTGACGACCTCGATTCCCTGGCCCTGGACTATGTGGCCGCGGGGCAGGGATACAGGCGGGCCACGCTGTCCGCGTGGGGATTCTGA
- the mobA gene encoding molybdenum cofactor guanylyltransferase, with translation MHILDDTPGSSDPVAPIPVTGVILAGGLGTRMGGVAKAFLDIGGLPIIERLLAVYRPLFEQVIIATREAGPFARLGLPLALDRFGARSSLTGIHAGLSAMTTDHGFFAACDAPFLQTGLVRRLLARAEPGDDVVLPLKEDGYREPLTAVYSRRCLPHITRQLEDGNYKIIDFFHRVKVREVPVAALAPGDPDLISFLNVNRPEDLALARKMAEETAH, from the coding sequence ATGCACATCCTGGACGACACCCCCGGCAGCAGCGACCCCGTCGCCCCCATCCCCGTCACAGGCGTGATCCTGGCGGGCGGCCTTGGCACACGCATGGGCGGGGTGGCAAAGGCGTTTCTCGACATCGGCGGCCTACCCATCATTGAGCGGCTTTTGGCCGTGTACCGCCCCCTCTTCGAACAAGTGATCATCGCGACCCGCGAGGCCGGACCCTTTGCCCGCCTGGGGTTGCCGCTGGCCCTGGACCGCTTCGGAGCCCGCAGCTCGCTGACAGGCATCCACGCGGGACTTTCGGCCATGACCACGGACCACGGTTTTTTCGCGGCCTGCGACGCGCCCTTTCTGCAGACCGGACTGGTCCGCCGCCTGCTGGCCCGGGCGGAACCGGGCGACGATGTGGTCCTGCCGCTCAAGGAGGACGGCTACCGCGAGCCGCTGACCGCCGTGTATTCCCGGCGCTGCCTGCCCCATATCACCCGCCAGTTGGAGGACGGGAATTACAAGATCATTGATTTCTTTCACCGGGTGAAGGTCCGGGAAGTGCCGGTGGCCGCCCTGGCGCCCGGTGATCCCGATCTGATCTCGTTCCTCAACGTCAACCGACCCGAGGACCTGGCCTTGGCCCGGAAGATGGCGGAAGAGACAGCGCATTAG
- a CDS encoding TlpA family protein disulfide reductase, translating to MRTPLLTTMALLMLYAPVAATALAQQPRPFPDLTLNGTRLSEQAAYLGVADAPFRLTQIKAEYLFIEAYSLYCPACQRDAPALNELHRRIETTELGARVRLIGLGLGNTSAETDHYRDKYAVPFPLFEDGEYQIHRELGEPVAPTYYIVRLEGAAATILYEREGPLEADIFDTLTRLVQGG from the coding sequence ATGAGAACCCCCCTGCTGACGACCATGGCTCTGCTGATGCTGTACGCCCCAGTGGCTGCCACGGCCCTCGCCCAGCAGCCGCGCCCCTTTCCCGACCTGACCCTGAACGGAACACGCCTGAGCGAGCAGGCCGCCTACCTCGGGGTTGCCGACGCCCCTTTCCGGCTTACGCAAATCAAGGCCGAGTACCTCTTCATTGAGGCTTACAGCCTCTATTGTCCGGCATGTCAGCGCGACGCACCTGCCTTAAACGAACTGCACAGGCGCATCGAAACCACGGAGCTTGGCGCCAGGGTCCGCTTGATCGGACTCGGCCTGGGCAATACCAGCGCCGAAACCGACCACTACCGGGACAAGTATGCGGTGCCCTTCCCCCTGTTTGAAGACGGGGAGTACCAGATACACAGGGAACTGGGCGAGCCGGTGGCCCCCACCTATTACATCGTGCGCCTGGAAGGCGCTGCGGCCACCATCCTGTACGAGCGAGAGGGGCCGCTGGAGGCGGACATTTTCGACACCCTCACGCGGCTGGTGCAAGGCGGATAA